The proteins below come from a single Micromonospora citrea genomic window:
- a CDS encoding helix-turn-helix domain-containing protein yields MSVMSSPVEFLELLAREAAAVEFEGPLVAARAAGLPPERLAELEQAKTVALRVRALLERRRRREVELSGLYDTVSDLAGLRDLDDVLRAIVHRARNLLGADVAYMTLDDDERGDTYMRVTDGSVSARFQRLRLPMGAGLGGLVAQSGAPYVTANYPEDDRFHHTGEIDAGVGEEGLVAILGVPLRLGSTSIGVLYAANRSARPFAREEVALLVSLAAHAAVAIDTARLLAETRAALEELSAANTTIRAHSSSVERAAAAHDRMTALVLRGGGVEDVASAVTDVLGGALLALDAEGRLLARVGEIEEPDRADMVEAVAASRTEGRSVRRGPLWYAAVVAGAENLGALVLRPDDELVDADQRILERASLVTALLLLFRRTVAEAEGRVRGELLDDLIARPLRDTDALRSRARRLGVDLDAPHVLVAVGDDAIAATGSARQRVLSWATTYASTRGGLAAARDGRVVLMLPGQDAGGSARAVARDLSRVTGRPVTAGASGPSTGPASLAATFAEAERCLTALGALGRSGQGASTAELGFVGLLLGAVGDGGDKDVDRFLTATVGPVVDYDARRGTALVKTLEAYFGVGGSLARAAELLHVHVNTVTQRLERVGQLLGADWQKPERALEVQLALRLHRLRTPAA; encoded by the coding sequence ATGTCGGTCATGTCGTCACCGGTGGAGTTCCTGGAGCTGCTCGCCCGCGAGGCCGCCGCGGTGGAGTTCGAGGGGCCGCTCGTCGCCGCGCGCGCCGCCGGGCTGCCGCCCGAGCGGCTCGCCGAGCTGGAGCAGGCCAAGACGGTGGCGCTGCGGGTCCGCGCGTTGCTGGAGCGCCGTCGCCGCCGGGAGGTCGAGCTCTCCGGGCTGTACGACACGGTCAGCGACCTGGCCGGGCTGCGCGACCTCGACGACGTGCTGCGCGCGATCGTGCACCGGGCCCGCAACCTGCTCGGCGCGGACGTCGCCTACATGACCCTCGACGACGACGAGCGCGGCGACACCTACATGCGGGTCACCGACGGCTCGGTCTCGGCCCGCTTCCAGCGGCTGCGGCTGCCGATGGGCGCGGGCCTCGGCGGCCTGGTGGCCCAGTCCGGTGCCCCGTACGTCACCGCGAACTATCCGGAGGACGACCGCTTCCACCACACCGGCGAGATCGACGCCGGGGTGGGCGAGGAGGGGCTGGTGGCCATCCTCGGGGTGCCGCTGCGGCTGGGCTCGACCTCGATCGGCGTGCTCTACGCGGCCAACCGCTCGGCCCGACCGTTCGCCCGGGAGGAGGTGGCGCTGCTGGTGTCCCTCGCGGCGCACGCGGCGGTGGCGATCGACACCGCGCGCCTGCTCGCGGAGACCCGGGCGGCGCTGGAGGAGCTGTCGGCGGCGAACACCACCATCCGGGCGCACAGCAGCTCGGTGGAGCGGGCCGCCGCGGCGCACGACCGGATGACCGCGCTGGTGCTGCGCGGCGGCGGCGTGGAGGACGTCGCCTCGGCGGTCACCGACGTGCTCGGCGGGGCGCTGTTGGCGCTGGACGCGGAGGGCCGGCTGCTGGCCCGGGTCGGCGAGATCGAGGAGCCGGACCGGGCGGACATGGTGGAGGCGGTGGCCGCGTCGCGTACGGAGGGCCGCAGCGTGCGCCGGGGGCCGCTCTGGTACGCCGCGGTGGTGGCCGGCGCGGAGAACCTGGGCGCGCTGGTGCTGCGCCCCGACGACGAGCTGGTCGACGCCGACCAGCGCATCCTGGAGCGGGCGTCGCTGGTGACGGCGCTGCTGCTGCTGTTCCGGCGTACCGTCGCCGAGGCGGAGGGGCGGGTCCGGGGCGAGCTGCTCGACGACCTGATCGCCCGGCCGCTGCGGGACACCGACGCGCTGCGCAGCCGGGCGCGCCGCCTCGGGGTGGACCTGGACGCCCCGCACGTGCTGGTGGCGGTCGGCGACGACGCGATCGCCGCGACGGGCTCGGCCCGGCAGCGGGTGCTCTCCTGGGCCACCACGTACGCCTCGACCCGGGGCGGACTGGCGGCGGCCCGCGACGGGCGGGTGGTGCTGATGCTGCCCGGACAGGACGCGGGCGGCAGCGCGCGGGCGGTGGCCCGGGACCTGTCGCGGGTGACCGGCCGGCCGGTGACCGCCGGGGCGAGCGGCCCGTCGACGGGCCCGGCGTCGCTGGCCGCCACGTTCGCCGAGGCGGAGCGCTGCCTGACCGCCCTCGGTGCGCTGGGCCGCTCGGGGCAGGGGGCGAGCACCGCCGAGCTGGGCTTCGTCGGGCTGCTGCTGGGCGCGGTCGGCGACGGCGGCGACAAGGACGTGGACCGGTTCCTGACCGCCACCGTCGGGCCCGTGGTCGACTACGACGCCCGGCGGGGCACCGCGCTGGTGAAGACGCTGGAGGCGTACTTCGGGGTGGGCGGCAGCCTGGCCCGGGCCGCCGAGCTGCTGCACGTGCACGTCAACACGGTGACCCAGCGGCTGGAGCGGGTCGGGCAGCTGCTCGGCGCGGACTGGCAGAAGCCGGAGCGGGCGCTGGAGGTCCAGCTCGCGCTGCGCCTGCACCGCCTGCGTACGCCCGCCGCCTGA
- a CDS encoding TetR/AcrR family transcriptional regulator: MSDMTSTADAPRSPGRPRSVRADEAIIEATLDLLAQGNTIESISIEAIAARAGVGKATIYRRWPGKDALLRDALRTLKGNPPEPAGRSVRDDLILLVGAVGHHIDPRAERIMPCLVPEVNRSPEQYQLYQNIIEPRRTLMREVLRRGVRTGELRADLDVEVTMAMLTGPMLVQRVMRWHPHLDEATLAEQIVDGLLDGIRAR; the protein is encoded by the coding sequence ATGTCCGACATGACTTCCACCGCCGACGCTCCGCGGTCGCCCGGCCGGCCGCGGAGCGTCCGCGCGGACGAGGCGATCATCGAGGCAACCCTCGACCTGCTCGCCCAGGGCAACACCATCGAGTCGATCTCGATCGAGGCGATCGCCGCCCGGGCGGGGGTCGGCAAGGCCACCATCTACCGCCGCTGGCCGGGCAAGGACGCGCTGCTGCGCGACGCCCTGCGCACGCTCAAGGGCAACCCGCCGGAGCCCGCCGGCCGCTCCGTCCGCGACGACCTGATCCTGCTGGTGGGTGCCGTCGGGCACCACATCGACCCGCGGGCGGAGCGGATCATGCCCTGCCTGGTGCCCGAGGTGAACCGCAGCCCCGAGCAGTACCAGCTCTACCAGAACATCATCGAGCCCCGGCGGACGCTGATGCGTGAGGTGCTGCGACGGGGGGTGCGCACCGGCGAGCTCCGCGCCGACCTCGACGTCGAGGTGACCATGGCGATGCTGACCGGCCCGATGCTGGTGCAGCGGGTGATGCGCTGGCACCCCCACCTCGACGAGGCGACGCTGGCCGAGCAGATCGTCGACGGCCTCCTGGACGGCATCCGCGCCCGCTGA
- a CDS encoding MFS transporter encodes MQPHENTGHPRRWAILGVLVISLLVVVLDNTILNVALRTLADPVHGLGASQGELEWSINSYTLVFAGLLFTFGVLGDRAGRKRFLLIGLVLFGLASLLSAYAQSPAQLVAARALMGVGGAAIMPVTLSIISNVFDPRERGRAIGVWAGAVGLAVAIGPILGGALLEHYWWGSVFLINVPVVALGVVLVALLVPESRDPSPGRVDVAGVLLSVVGLVALTYGIIDGGEHGFGRPVVWAAILGGLAVLAGFVAYERRSDHPSLDVRLFRVPRFAAPVAIVGLVFFAAMGVMFFSSFYLQLVRGYSPLETGLLFLPFAAAQLVFAPRSAAMVRRYGGRAVATVGLALTVAALAGFAFVDAATPIWVVLVVFFLQGVGMANIMPPATESIMSALPREKAGVGSAVSNTVRQVASALGVAVLGSVLSAVYRADVDSALRDLPTGAREAAGESISGAYATAGQLGPAAPQLVAAADEAFVAAMHWAAALAAVVTALGILVVLRWMPGRSAAPAGAPAPAAEPELAGTA; translated from the coding sequence ATGCAACCGCACGAGAACACGGGACACCCGAGGAGGTGGGCGATCCTCGGGGTGCTGGTGATCAGCCTGCTCGTGGTCGTCCTGGACAACACGATCCTCAACGTCGCGCTGCGTACCCTCGCCGACCCGGTGCACGGCCTCGGCGCGAGTCAGGGCGAGCTGGAGTGGTCGATCAACTCCTACACGCTGGTCTTCGCCGGCCTGCTGTTCACCTTCGGCGTGCTCGGTGACCGCGCGGGCCGCAAGCGGTTCCTGCTGATCGGCCTGGTGCTCTTCGGGCTGGCGTCGCTGCTGTCGGCGTACGCGCAGAGCCCGGCCCAGCTCGTCGCGGCCCGCGCGCTGATGGGAGTGGGTGGCGCGGCGATCATGCCGGTCACGCTCTCGATCATCTCCAACGTGTTCGACCCCCGGGAGCGGGGTCGGGCGATCGGCGTCTGGGCGGGCGCGGTCGGCCTGGCGGTGGCGATCGGCCCGATCCTCGGTGGCGCGCTGCTGGAGCACTACTGGTGGGGCTCGGTCTTCCTGATCAACGTGCCGGTGGTCGCGCTCGGCGTGGTGCTGGTCGCGCTCCTGGTCCCCGAGTCGCGCGACCCGAGCCCGGGGCGCGTCGACGTCGCGGGCGTGCTGCTGTCGGTGGTCGGTCTGGTCGCCCTGACGTACGGCATCATCGACGGCGGCGAGCACGGCTTCGGCCGGCCGGTGGTCTGGGCCGCGATCCTCGGTGGCCTGGCGGTGCTGGCCGGGTTCGTCGCGTACGAGCGACGCAGCGACCATCCGTCGCTGGACGTGCGGCTGTTCCGGGTGCCCCGCTTCGCGGCTCCGGTGGCGATCGTCGGGCTGGTCTTCTTCGCCGCGATGGGCGTGATGTTCTTCAGCTCGTTCTATCTCCAGCTCGTCCGCGGCTACAGCCCGCTGGAGACCGGCCTGCTCTTCCTGCCCTTCGCCGCGGCCCAGCTCGTCTTCGCCCCGCGCAGCGCCGCGATGGTCCGCCGGTACGGCGGCCGGGCGGTCGCCACGGTCGGGCTGGCGCTGACCGTGGCCGCGCTCGCCGGGTTCGCCTTCGTCGACGCGGCCACCCCGATCTGGGTGGTGCTCGTCGTCTTCTTCCTCCAGGGCGTCGGAATGGCCAACATCATGCCCCCGGCCACGGAGTCGATCATGTCGGCGCTGCCCCGGGAGAAGGCCGGCGTCGGCTCCGCGGTCAGCAACACAGTGCGCCAGGTGGCCAGCGCGCTCGGCGTGGCGGTGCTCGGGTCGGTGCTCTCGGCGGTCTACCGCGCCGACGTCGACTCCGCGCTGCGGGACCTGCCCACCGGGGCACGCGAGGCCGCCGGTGAGTCGATCTCCGGCGCGTACGCCACGGCGGGTCAGCTCGGGCCGGCGGCGCCGCAGCTCGTCGCGGCGGCCGACGAGGCATTCGTGGCCGCTATGCACTGGGCGGCGGCCCTCGCGGCGGTGGTCACCGCGCTCGGCATCCTCGTGGTGCTGCGGTGGATGCCCGGCCGGTCGGCGGCCCCGGCGGGGGCGCCCGCGCCGGCGGCGGAACCCGAGTTGGCCGGGACGGCCTAG
- a CDS encoding transcriptional regulator — protein sequence MLTDPMPAEAVEIARKRLALAAEDLDGNRVAALVGELADGWGVPALWEQVCVPALAALRGHTAIEVAVEHALSEGVRVGLDVFRRVPGRPLPTGGVLLAGAEQETHCLGLHALSAALRERTRGSLLLGPALPWAALSGAVRRARPRTVVVWAQTPVTGRAYRLVRFARDFPAVRVYGAGPGWIEPLAAPAARLSTLPAAVRACCSAPPPH from the coding sequence GTGCTGACAGATCCCATGCCGGCCGAGGCCGTCGAGATCGCGCGCAAGCGCCTCGCCCTGGCCGCCGAGGATCTCGACGGCAACCGGGTCGCCGCGCTCGTCGGCGAGCTCGCCGACGGCTGGGGCGTCCCGGCGCTGTGGGAGCAGGTCTGCGTGCCGGCGCTCGCCGCGTTGCGTGGGCACACGGCCATCGAGGTCGCCGTCGAGCACGCCCTCTCCGAGGGCGTCCGCGTCGGCCTGGACGTGTTCCGCCGCGTGCCCGGCCGCCCGTTGCCCACCGGAGGCGTGCTGCTCGCCGGCGCCGAACAGGAGACGCACTGCCTGGGCCTGCACGCGCTCTCGGCCGCGCTGCGCGAGCGCACCCGGGGCAGCCTCCTGCTCGGGCCCGCGCTGCCGTGGGCGGCGCTCTCCGGCGCCGTGCGCCGGGCCCGCCCCCGCACCGTCGTGGTCTGGGCCCAGACGCCGGTCACCGGCCGCGCGTATCGCCTGGTGCGCTTCGCCCGGGACTTCCCGGCGGTCCGGGTGTACGGCGCCGGGCCCGGCTGGATCGAGCCGCTCGCCGCGCCGGCGGCCCGACTGTCCACGCTCCCCGCCGCCGTGAGGGCCTGCTGCTCCGCGCCGCCCCCACACTGA
- a CDS encoding branched-chain amino acid ABC transporter permease, with the protein MTSTVDTATDAGRPAPRSGLVAVTRAPGWVRYALLAVGLLVAFWLPNGLYPAVAVDILCWALFAVAVDLLLGFTGLMSFGHAAFWGASAYVTGLTAIHLGLPFPAAVLAGALAAAVLAVPIGYLAVKRTGIYFAMVTLAFAQMVYYVANEWRSVTRGENGLQGVPRELFGLDLTDDYYFYYAILPIVLLGLAGAWRIVHSPFGRVLVGIRDNPARARALGYPVHRYKLTAFVLSGFIAGLGGGLFAVGHRFVSLDVLHWTTSGKAVIVVVLGGIGTLWGGVLGAGILVRLEDWLSFSGFEAIGLVTGGIFVVVVLVFRRGIWGSAAALAARWLASRRR; encoded by the coding sequence ATGACGAGCACCGTCGACACCGCGACCGACGCCGGTCGCCCCGCGCCGAGGTCCGGGCTGGTCGCCGTGACCCGGGCGCCCGGCTGGGTCCGGTACGCGCTGCTCGCCGTCGGGCTGCTGGTGGCGTTCTGGCTGCCCAACGGGCTCTACCCGGCGGTGGCGGTGGACATCCTCTGCTGGGCGCTGTTCGCCGTCGCCGTGGACCTGCTGCTCGGCTTCACCGGGCTGATGTCCTTCGGGCACGCCGCCTTCTGGGGCGCCTCCGCGTACGTCACCGGGTTGACGGCCATCCACCTCGGCCTGCCGTTCCCGGCGGCGGTGCTGGCCGGCGCGCTCGCCGCGGCCGTGCTCGCGGTGCCGATCGGCTACCTGGCGGTGAAGCGGACCGGCATCTACTTCGCCATGGTCACCCTGGCGTTCGCGCAGATGGTCTACTACGTCGCCAACGAGTGGCGCTCGGTCACCCGGGGCGAGAACGGCCTGCAGGGCGTGCCCCGCGAGCTGTTCGGGCTGGACCTCACCGACGACTACTACTTCTACTACGCGATCCTGCCGATCGTGCTGCTCGGGTTGGCCGGCGCGTGGCGGATCGTGCACTCGCCCTTCGGCCGGGTGCTGGTCGGCATCCGCGACAACCCGGCCCGCGCCCGCGCGCTCGGCTACCCGGTGCACCGCTACAAGCTGACCGCGTTCGTGCTGTCGGGGTTCATCGCCGGCCTCGGCGGCGGGCTGTTCGCCGTCGGTCACCGCTTCGTCTCCCTCGACGTGCTGCACTGGACCACCTCCGGCAAGGCCGTCATCGTGGTGGTGCTCGGCGGCATCGGCACGCTCTGGGGCGGGGTGCTCGGCGCGGGCATCCTGGTCCGCCTGGAGGACTGGCTGTCGTTCTCCGGGTTCGAGGCGATCGGCCTGGTCACCGGCGGCATCTTCGTGGTCGTCGTGCTGGTGTTCCGGCGCGGCATCTGGGGCAGCGCCGCCGCCCTGGCCGCCCGCTGGCTGGCGTCCCGCCGCCGGTAG
- a CDS encoding branched-chain amino acid ABC transporter permease, translated as MTGFFQNTFNGLVSGAFYALLALGLAVIFGMLRVVNFAHGAFYMLGAFGAYVLLSEAGVPFWAALVIMPVGLALLGMALERAFIHRLTRLDPLYNFLLTFGLTLILQDLVKLRYGVQSSPYATPAALSGSVDLGLFDFPTYRVFILGFAVAVCVGVWWVLTRTRIGMVVRASTERPELTRAFGIDVGRWVTPVFGFGIGLAGLAGVLAAPMRAVNPLMGADLIIVVFAVVVIGGLGSIFGSVAAGFGIGLVQAWGEAYLSGFPIVSQTIVFIVMAAVLLWRPAGLFGREEAPA; from the coding sequence ATGACCGGCTTCTTCCAGAACACGTTCAACGGGCTGGTGAGCGGGGCGTTCTACGCCCTGCTCGCCCTCGGGCTCGCCGTCATCTTCGGCATGCTGCGGGTGGTCAACTTCGCCCACGGGGCGTTCTACATGCTCGGCGCCTTCGGCGCGTACGTCCTGCTCAGCGAGGCGGGCGTGCCGTTCTGGGCGGCGCTGGTGATCATGCCGGTGGGGCTGGCCCTGCTCGGCATGGCGCTGGAGCGGGCCTTCATCCACCGGCTCACCCGGCTCGACCCGCTCTACAACTTCCTGCTCACCTTCGGCCTGACGCTCATCCTGCAGGACCTGGTGAAGCTCCGGTACGGAGTGCAGTCCAGCCCGTACGCCACCCCGGCCGCGCTGAGCGGGTCGGTCGACCTCGGACTCTTCGACTTTCCCACGTACCGGGTCTTCATCCTCGGCTTCGCGGTGGCCGTCTGCGTGGGCGTCTGGTGGGTGCTCACCCGCACCCGGATCGGCATGGTGGTCCGGGCGTCGACCGAGCGGCCCGAGCTGACCCGGGCGTTCGGCATCGACGTCGGCCGCTGGGTCACGCCGGTCTTCGGCTTCGGCATCGGTCTCGCCGGTCTCGCCGGGGTGCTGGCCGCGCCGATGCGGGCCGTGAACCCGCTGATGGGCGCCGACCTGATCATCGTGGTCTTCGCGGTGGTGGTGATCGGCGGGCTGGGCTCGATCTTCGGCTCCGTCGCCGCCGGCTTCGGCATCGGCCTCGTCCAGGCGTGGGGCGAGGCGTACCTGTCCGGCTTCCCGATCGTGTCGCAGACGATCGTCTTCATCGTGATGGCCGCCGTGCTGCTCTGGCGACCGGCGGGGCTGTTCGGCCGTGAGGAGGCACCGGCATGA
- a CDS encoding ABC transporter substrate-binding protein, whose translation MGMRRTVGVAAASAAAMVLVAGCGGGGPRAGGDQKLTGGKIVLGVLNDQSGAYSELSGKNSVKAVEMAIADFKARHGDRAVTKDITVETADHQNKPDIANTKAQEMYDRQGVDLILDVPTSSAALRVADVAKEKKKLYFNIGAATTDLTGKSCNRYTFHYAYDTYMLANGTGKVTTEQVGKNWYILYPNYAFGQDMEKSFTAAITAAGGQVVGKDGAPFPNTSGDFSTFLLKAPTLDPKPQVLGTMQAGAELVNVVKQYNEFKLREKGVGLAVGLMFITDIHSLTPAALAGTTYTDAWYWNSDQQNREFADRFQSQTGTRPSFAHAANYSAATQYLEAAQAAGTDDADAIVEALEGKEVNDVFLRNGKFRAEDHRVIHDAYLAQVKPQSEVSEPWDYVKVLKTIPAAEAFRAPSADCKM comes from the coding sequence ATGGGCATGCGTAGGACGGTGGGTGTGGCCGCCGCTTCGGCGGCGGCGATGGTGCTGGTCGCGGGCTGCGGCGGCGGTGGTCCCCGGGCGGGCGGGGACCAGAAGTTGACCGGCGGCAAGATCGTGCTGGGCGTGCTGAACGACCAGTCCGGCGCGTACTCCGAACTGTCCGGCAAGAACTCGGTCAAGGCCGTGGAGATGGCGATCGCCGACTTCAAGGCCAGGCACGGCGACAGGGCGGTGACGAAGGACATCACCGTGGAGACCGCCGACCACCAGAACAAGCCCGACATCGCCAACACCAAGGCCCAGGAGATGTACGACCGCCAGGGCGTCGACCTGATCCTCGACGTGCCCACCTCGTCGGCGGCGCTGCGGGTGGCCGACGTGGCGAAGGAGAAGAAGAAGCTCTACTTCAACATCGGCGCCGCGACCACCGACCTGACCGGCAAGAGCTGCAACAGGTACACGTTCCACTACGCGTACGACACGTACATGCTGGCCAACGGGACGGGCAAGGTCACCACCGAGCAGGTCGGCAAGAACTGGTACATCCTCTACCCGAACTACGCCTTCGGCCAGGACATGGAGAAGAGCTTCACCGCTGCCATCACCGCCGCCGGCGGGCAGGTCGTCGGCAAGGACGGCGCGCCGTTCCCCAACACCAGCGGCGACTTCTCCACCTTCCTGCTCAAGGCGCCGACGCTCGACCCGAAGCCGCAGGTGCTCGGCACTATGCAGGCCGGCGCGGAGCTGGTCAACGTGGTCAAGCAGTACAACGAGTTCAAGCTGCGGGAGAAGGGCGTCGGGCTGGCGGTCGGCCTGATGTTCATCACCGACATCCACTCGCTCACCCCGGCCGCGCTCGCCGGCACCACCTACACCGACGCCTGGTACTGGAACTCCGACCAGCAGAACCGCGAGTTCGCCGACCGGTTCCAGTCCCAGACCGGGACCCGGCCGTCGTTCGCCCACGCGGCCAACTACTCCGCCGCGACGCAGTACCTGGAGGCCGCGCAGGCCGCCGGCACCGACGACGCCGACGCGATCGTCGAGGCGCTGGAGGGCAAGGAGGTCAACGACGTCTTCCTGCGCAACGGCAAGTTCCGCGCCGAGGACCACCGGGTCATCCACGACGCCTACCTCGCGCAGGTGAAGCCGCAGTCCGAGGTCAGTGAGCCGTGGGACTACGTCAAGGTCCTCAAGACCATCCCCGCCGCCGAGGCGTTCCGCGCCCCGTCGGCGGACTGCAAGATGTGA
- a CDS encoding ABC transporter ATP-binding protein, translating to MLRVEKLSAWYGEAQVLREVSLDVSAGEVVTLVGRNGAGKSTLLRCVMGLHAGQRGRIELDGRDVGRLPAYRRARLGLGWVPDDRGSYATLSVTEHLTLPPTVGPDPWSLERVYEAFPALHQRRDSAATMLSGGEQQMLALARVLRMGARLLLCDEPTEGLSPLLVQQVGDLLREAKRHGVTVLLVEQNLHFATGVADRHYLLAEGRVVEAMDNSEVRSRERELLSYLGI from the coding sequence ATGCTGCGCGTTGAGAAGCTGTCCGCCTGGTACGGCGAGGCGCAGGTGCTGCGGGAGGTCAGCCTGGACGTCTCCGCCGGCGAGGTGGTCACCCTCGTCGGGCGCAACGGCGCCGGCAAGTCCACCCTGCTGCGCTGCGTGATGGGCCTGCACGCCGGCCAGCGCGGCCGGATCGAGCTGGACGGGCGGGACGTCGGGAGGCTGCCCGCGTACCGGCGGGCGCGGCTGGGGCTCGGCTGGGTCCCCGACGACCGGGGCAGCTACGCCACGCTGAGCGTCACGGAGCACCTCACCCTCCCGCCGACGGTCGGCCCCGACCCGTGGTCGCTGGAGCGGGTGTACGAGGCGTTCCCCGCCCTCCACCAGCGGCGGGACTCGGCCGCCACGATGCTCTCCGGCGGCGAGCAGCAGATGCTCGCGCTGGCCCGGGTGCTGCGGATGGGCGCCCGGCTGCTGCTCTGCGACGAGCCGACCGAGGGGCTCTCGCCGCTGCTCGTGCAGCAGGTCGGCGACCTTTTGCGCGAGGCCAAACGGCACGGGGTGACCGTGCTGCTGGTCGAGCAGAACCTGCACTTCGCCACCGGCGTCGCCGACCGGCACTACCTGCTGGCCGAGGGACGCGTCGTGGAGGCGATGGACAACTCCGAGGTGCGCTCCCGGGAACGGGAGCTGCTGTCGTACCTCGGCATCTGA
- a CDS encoding ABC transporter ATP-binding protein, giving the protein MAGQALLSARGLTRDFRGFRAVDRVDLDVAADSVHALVGPNGAGKTTLFNLLTGFLRPSDGRIELDGRDVTGLPPERVARLGVARSFQITSLFPQLSAREHVELALQSPSGLGWRFWRSAKLMRRYTDRAGELLDMVGLAELAEAPAEALAYGRKRALELAIALALDPKVLLLDEPTAGMGLEDVDRTVELVARVRQGRTVVLVEHNMSVVGRLADTVTVLQAGRVLVEGPYEQVRADERVITAYLGAADAAR; this is encoded by the coding sequence ATGGCCGGGCAAGCGCTCCTGTCGGCCCGCGGGCTGACCCGTGACTTCCGGGGTTTCCGGGCGGTCGACCGCGTCGACCTCGACGTCGCGGCGGACAGCGTCCACGCGCTCGTCGGCCCGAACGGCGCCGGGAAGACCACCCTGTTCAACCTGCTCACCGGCTTCCTGCGACCCAGCGACGGGCGCATCGAGCTGGACGGCCGCGACGTCACCGGGTTGCCCCCGGAGCGGGTCGCCCGGCTCGGCGTGGCCCGGTCGTTCCAGATCACCAGCCTCTTCCCGCAGCTCTCCGCCCGCGAGCACGTCGAGTTGGCGTTGCAGAGCCCGAGCGGGCTGGGCTGGCGGTTCTGGCGTTCGGCGAAGCTGATGCGCCGCTACACGGACCGGGCCGGCGAACTGCTCGACATGGTCGGGCTGGCCGAGTTGGCCGAGGCCCCCGCCGAGGCGCTGGCGTACGGGCGCAAGCGCGCGTTGGAGCTGGCCATCGCCCTCGCCCTGGACCCGAAGGTGCTGCTGCTCGACGAGCCGACCGCCGGCATGGGGCTGGAGGACGTCGACCGCACCGTCGAGCTGGTCGCGCGGGTCCGGCAGGGCCGGACGGTGGTGCTGGTCGAGCACAACATGAGCGTCGTCGGGCGGCTCGCCGACACCGTCACCGTCCTGCAGGCCGGCAGGGTCCTCGTCGAGGGCCCGTACGAGCAGGTCCGCGCCGACGAGCGCGTGATCACCGCCTACCTGGGAGCCGCCGATGCTGCGCGTTGA